In Saccharicrinis fermentans DSM 9555 = JCM 21142, a genomic segment contains:
- a CDS encoding SusC/RagA family TonB-linked outer membrane protein: protein MKKNDEKSRKLIVLGLIIFFLPAFMWAQNISITGIVSDSSGEPVPGVSIVLEGTTIGTISNTDGAYSLEVPETGRLLFSFIGFKNQAIPIDGKNVVNVVLIEDTENLEEIVVVGYGTQRKEAVTGSVSSVRGDIVREMPSANVSQALQGRVAGVQLAQTSTKPGADMQIRIRGVRSLNASNDPLVVLDGIPFAGSIGDISPSNIKSMDILKDASATAIYGSRGANGVIMITTNKGTKGQEAQISYNGYYGVKTVFGEYPMMNGADFAKLREAAGIYDNTLDESDDVNTDWQDLLYANGMVTSHDVGINGGTEKSSYSFGVGYYKEEAVLPGQDYNRISIRGSIDQEIGEFIKVGMTTNSNHAINNGSNLGVYGTLNSSPLVNPYNQDGSIKRVFSMPLDDQWTYTRKTVNALGDSWIDQTKATSSYNSIFAEVKIPGVEGLKYRMNVGLNYRQSNSGDYNGKGVFQVNEDTKSSASVSHSNTTSWAVENVISYDKHFGSHSLNVVGLYSAEEELYSKSHVSATDIPSDAFQFYNLGRANDQPIVDPSKQGYYKSGLKSYMARVMYGYDNRYMVSLSYRTDGSSRLAEGHKWVSYPAVSVGWNMANESFMDQLDIVNSLKLRVGYGVASNQSVDPYSTLGLLDSRPYNFGSDFRTGLYVNELPNPELGWEYTSTMNYGVDFTMLNARLSGTIEYYVAKTSDLLFRVGLPQTSGSDNYMANIGESENKGFELSLDGVILDNYNGWTWSVGVNLYANRNKLTKLASGQTEDRDNWWFVGKPIDVIYDYEAVGLWNTTDPDYQYLEQYEPGGNEGMIKVKYTGEYNSDGSPVRAIGPEDRQVMSMEPDFMGGFNTNVSYKGFDLSMVGAFQKGGLLIATPYGSRGYLNILTGRRGNIDVDYWTEDNKNATFPKPGGIGGDSPRYLNSLSYFDASYLKVRTITLGYTFQQDFIKKIGINKLRLYATAQNPFVLFSPFNDESGMDPETNSYANENAAVAFDDKQKRLLTIGTNTPTTRNYLFGINVTF, encoded by the coding sequence ATGAAAAAAAACGATGAAAAAAGTAGAAAACTCATTGTGCTGGGTTTGATAATATTTTTTTTGCCTGCTTTCATGTGGGCACAAAATATTAGTATAACTGGTATTGTGTCAGACAGTAGTGGAGAGCCTGTTCCTGGCGTAAGCATTGTTTTGGAAGGAACAACCATTGGAACAATATCTAATACGGATGGAGCCTATAGTTTGGAAGTTCCTGAGACCGGAAGACTGTTGTTTAGTTTTATTGGTTTCAAAAATCAAGCAATTCCGATTGATGGAAAAAATGTGGTGAATGTTGTATTGATTGAAGACACTGAAAATCTGGAGGAGATCGTTGTTGTTGGTTATGGTACCCAACGAAAAGAAGCTGTAACTGGTTCTGTGTCTTCTGTGCGTGGAGATATTGTTCGAGAAATGCCTTCAGCGAATGTGTCGCAGGCGTTACAAGGACGTGTGGCAGGTGTTCAGTTGGCCCAAACATCTACCAAACCAGGTGCCGATATGCAAATTCGTATTCGTGGAGTGCGTTCCTTGAATGCAAGTAATGACCCTTTGGTGGTATTAGACGGGATTCCTTTTGCTGGATCTATCGGTGATATCAGTCCTTCTAATATAAAAAGTATGGATATATTAAAGGATGCCTCTGCAACGGCTATTTACGGATCGCGTGGAGCCAATGGTGTTATTATGATAACAACAAATAAAGGAACCAAAGGGCAGGAGGCCCAAATCTCATACAATGGATATTATGGTGTGAAAACAGTTTTTGGTGAATATCCAATGATGAATGGAGCTGATTTTGCTAAACTTCGTGAGGCCGCAGGTATTTATGATAATACGCTAGATGAGTCTGATGATGTGAATACCGATTGGCAGGACTTATTGTATGCCAATGGTATGGTTACCAGTCATGATGTAGGTATTAATGGAGGAACTGAAAAATCAAGTTATAGCTTTGGTGTTGGTTATTATAAAGAAGAAGCTGTTCTTCCCGGTCAGGATTACAACCGCATTTCAATAAGAGGCTCAATAGACCAAGAAATTGGTGAATTTATAAAGGTTGGAATGACAACCAATAGTAACCATGCCATTAATAATGGAAGTAATTTAGGTGTATATGGAACACTAAATTCTTCACCTCTTGTGAATCCATATAACCAGGATGGTTCTATAAAACGAGTGTTTAGTATGCCTTTAGATGACCAATGGACTTATACTCGTAAAACAGTGAATGCCTTGGGGGATAGCTGGATTGATCAAACAAAGGCAACAAGTTCATATAATTCTATTTTTGCAGAAGTTAAAATACCTGGAGTAGAGGGACTTAAGTATCGTATGAATGTTGGTTTAAATTATCGTCAGAGTAATAGTGGTGATTATAATGGTAAGGGTGTATTTCAGGTAAACGAAGATACAAAATCTTCGGCTTCGGTAAGCCATTCAAATACCACAAGCTGGGCCGTTGAAAACGTCATATCATACGATAAGCATTTTGGAAGCCATTCGTTGAATGTTGTTGGTTTGTATTCGGCAGAAGAAGAATTGTATTCTAAATCGCATGTTTCAGCCACAGATATTCCGTCTGATGCTTTTCAATTTTATAACCTAGGACGTGCCAACGATCAACCAATAGTAGATCCATCTAAACAAGGCTATTATAAGAGTGGATTAAAATCATATATGGCACGTGTGATGTATGGTTACGATAATCGTTATATGGTATCGCTTAGCTATCGTACTGATGGATCATCAAGATTAGCTGAAGGACATAAATGGGTGTCATATCCTGCTGTATCGGTAGGGTGGAATATGGCAAACGAGTCATTTATGGATCAGTTAGATATTGTAAACTCTTTAAAGTTAAGAGTTGGTTATGGTGTGGCGTCTAACCAATCCGTAGATCCATATTCTACATTGGGGTTGTTGGATTCCAGGCCGTATAATTTTGGATCTGATTTCAGAACAGGTTTATATGTTAATGAGTTGCCAAATCCTGAGTTGGGATGGGAATATACGTCTACTATGAACTATGGAGTCGACTTTACAATGTTGAATGCTCGTTTGTCTGGTACCATTGAATACTATGTTGCGAAAACAAGCGACCTGCTTTTTAGAGTGGGATTACCCCAAACATCAGGTTCTGATAACTATATGGCGAACATAGGAGAGTCTGAAAATAAAGGTTTTGAATTATCGTTGGATGGCGTAATACTTGACAATTATAATGGTTGGACATGGAGTGTAGGGGTCAATTTATATGCCAATAGAAACAAACTTACCAAGCTTGCCTCAGGACAAACCGAAGACCGGGATAATTGGTGGTTTGTGGGAAAACCAATTGATGTGATCTACGATTATGAAGCCGTGGGTCTTTGGAATACAACAGATCCGGATTATCAGTATTTAGAGCAATATGAACCAGGTGGAAATGAAGGAATGATTAAAGTAAAATATACTGGTGAATATAATTCTGACGGTTCTCCCGTGCGTGCCATTGGGCCAGAAGATCGTCAGGTAATGAGTATGGAACCTGACTTTATGGGAGGGTTTAATACAAATGTAAGTTATAAGGGTTTTGATTTAAGTATGGTGGGAGCTTTTCAAAAAGGAGGCCTGCTGATCGCAACACCTTATGGCTCGAGAGGGTACTTGAATATATTAACCGGACGCAGAGGTAATATTGATGTGGATTATTGGACTGAAGACAATAAAAACGCTACGTTTCCTAAACCGGGTGGTATTGGAGGTGATTCACCAAGGTATTTAAACTCTCTTTCTTATTTTGATGCTTCATATTTGAAAGTTCGTACGATTACTCTTGGTTATACTTTTCAGCAGGATTTTATTAAAAAGATAGGTATCAATAAATTGCGCTTGTATGCTACTGCACAAAATCCGTTTGTGTTATTTTCTCCATTTAATGATGAGTCAGGTATGGATCCTGAAACCAATTCATATGCAAATGAGAATGCAGCGGTGGCTTTTGATGATAAGCAAAAACGACTACTAACGATTGGTACTAATACACCCACAACTAGAAATTACTTGTTCGGTATTAATGTAACATTTTAA
- a CDS encoding endo-1,4-beta-xylanase — translation MKYLLNNIMLVTAIVGLLTIACQEQGVKSEPSLKQAFDGQFLIGTAMDEAQILGEDSSSVKLIKKHFNSVVTENSMKCEEIHPQEDVFNFDIADKFVAFGEANNMFITGHTLIWHSQLAPWFFVDEDGADVSRGVLVERMRKHIQTIVGRYKGHIRGWDVVNEAIEGDGSWRKTKFYSIIGEEYIKLAFQFAHEADPEAELYYNDYSMTSPAKRDAVVKLVKDLKEEGLRIDAIGMQGHCSLNKPTVDDFEESIKIYSAAGVKVMITELDVTTIPNPFDMHGADVANRFEYSKEMDPYKEGLPEQVDSALQKKYLDLFMVFLKHQDKISRVTLWGLNDAQSWRNNWPIHGRTDYPLLFDRKNKAKPVVEAIIEAAGNMRLQN, via the coding sequence ATGAAATATTTATTAAATAACATAATGCTTGTCACGGCTATTGTTGGATTATTAACAATAGCATGTCAAGAGCAAGGAGTAAAAAGTGAACCGTCTTTAAAACAGGCATTTGATGGCCAGTTTTTAATTGGAACAGCGATGGATGAAGCACAAATTTTAGGTGAAGACTCCAGTTCTGTTAAACTTATAAAAAAGCATTTTAATTCTGTGGTGACAGAAAATAGTATGAAGTGTGAAGAAATACATCCGCAAGAAGATGTTTTTAACTTTGATATTGCAGATAAGTTTGTTGCTTTTGGAGAAGCGAATAATATGTTTATAACAGGGCATACCCTTATTTGGCATTCACAATTAGCACCGTGGTTTTTTGTTGATGAGGATGGTGCAGATGTTTCTAGAGGAGTGCTTGTTGAACGTATGAGAAAGCATATTCAAACCATTGTTGGCCGATATAAAGGCCATATACGTGGGTGGGATGTGGTCAATGAAGCAATTGAAGGTGATGGTTCCTGGCGAAAAACAAAGTTTTATTCCATTATAGGTGAAGAGTATATCAAGTTAGCTTTTCAATTTGCGCATGAAGCTGATCCGGAAGCTGAGTTGTACTACAATGATTATTCAATGACCAGTCCTGCAAAAAGAGATGCAGTTGTTAAATTAGTTAAAGATTTAAAAGAGGAAGGACTTAGAATTGATGCGATCGGGATGCAAGGACACTGTTCGTTGAATAAGCCTACTGTGGATGACTTTGAGGAAAGCATAAAAATATATTCGGCAGCAGGTGTAAAAGTAATGATTACAGAATTGGATGTGACTACCATACCTAACCCTTTTGATATGCATGGTGCTGATGTGGCAAATAGATTTGAATATTCAAAAGAGATGGATCCATATAAAGAGGGTCTTCCTGAACAAGTTGATTCTGCGCTCCAAAAAAAATACCTCGATTTATTTATGGTCTTTTTAAAACATCAGGATAAAATTTCGAGAGTTACATTATGGGGACTCAATGATGCTCAGTCGTGGCGGAATAATTGGCCTATTCACGGAAGAACAGATTATCCTTTGTTGTTTGATCGAAAAAACAAAGCTAAACCGGTGGTGGAAGCAATTATTGAGGCTGCTGGAAATATGAGGTTACAAAATTAA
- a CDS encoding RagB/SusD family nutrient uptake outer membrane protein, whose product MNRLYIKSLSVIALVGTLLMGACSDILEEQPRSIYTPDYFKTENGVMGGLTALYAHTRYFFGSGYYYAGMQSGTDEQTWGQNVNNDSKRADFSGQGEISAENNPYGGIWGVFSNINTANGIIENAEAVGTISEAYIAEARFFRAFDYFLLVQTFGGVPLDLGAGELKFNTSTVRTSVRNTVPEVYTKSIFPDLLRAVNDLNDVPRLTGAVSKTVARLYLAKAYLTYAWWLENPNNIPTYPETSRVDPDGHDANWYYQQAYDFAIEGIDNAGDTYGLLDYFYDVNEGSNDRHKEMLLYADHTEESSLYNGVTVNGWGSGSSPGNFAPWFPTWNYTELRSSKSSSTWDPVVSIGREAVQAHGRPWAGVAPIQEAIINTFADKTNDSRYDGTFTTVYRGNWQRNNNSAEVLYNANSLPVVMEDPILTFLDSDPGNVVYPTDAGDSGVGAGVMPGRADWVVTPEGISRLMYPGLWKLGPYRTDNGNTMGQANVAYTRPFPIAKFSELYFVAAEAAVKGASGSSSAYELINVIRARAGKWRWDNNNRVEKVEDKSAAMMAATPLNITIDYILDERSREFFGEGQRWFDLARTQTWESRAGSYTICGTEKGDHTPVTVMRTIPKSAYLRPIPLSQFDSMDMTEEEKAAYQNPGYN is encoded by the coding sequence ATGAATAGACTATATATTAAATCTTTAAGTGTAATTGCGTTAGTTGGAACGCTGTTGATGGGAGCTTGCTCAGATATATTAGAAGAGCAGCCCAGGAGTATTTATACACCAGATTATTTTAAAACAGAAAATGGTGTGATGGGAGGATTAACGGCATTATATGCCCATACCCGTTATTTTTTTGGAAGTGGATATTATTATGCTGGTATGCAGTCAGGTACGGATGAACAAACCTGGGGGCAGAATGTGAACAATGATTCAAAGAGAGCTGACTTTTCGGGCCAAGGTGAGATATCTGCTGAAAATAACCCCTATGGAGGAATATGGGGCGTGTTTTCTAATATCAATACAGCCAATGGTATCATCGAAAATGCTGAGGCAGTGGGCACTATATCTGAAGCTTATATAGCAGAAGCACGATTCTTTCGCGCATTTGATTACTTTTTACTGGTGCAAACATTTGGCGGAGTTCCTTTGGATTTGGGTGCAGGTGAATTGAAATTCAATACTTCAACCGTTAGAACTTCTGTTCGTAATACAGTACCTGAAGTGTATACTAAGTCTATTTTTCCGGATTTATTAAGGGCTGTAAATGATTTAAATGATGTACCTCGTTTAACAGGAGCGGTCAGTAAAACAGTAGCTCGTTTATACCTAGCCAAAGCTTATTTGACTTATGCATGGTGGCTCGAAAATCCGAATAATATTCCTACGTATCCAGAAACAAGCCGTGTAGATCCGGATGGTCATGATGCCAACTGGTATTATCAACAAGCCTATGATTTTGCTATTGAGGGAATTGATAATGCAGGTGATACTTATGGTTTACTGGACTATTTTTATGATGTAAACGAAGGTTCTAATGATCGGCACAAAGAAATGTTACTTTATGCGGATCATACTGAAGAAAGTAGTCTTTATAATGGAGTAACAGTGAATGGATGGGGGTCTGGAAGTTCTCCCGGAAATTTTGCTCCTTGGTTTCCAACTTGGAACTACACCGAATTAAGAAGTTCTAAATCAAGCTCAACATGGGATCCTGTTGTTTCTATTGGACGTGAAGCAGTACAGGCTCATGGTCGCCCTTGGGCTGGAGTGGCACCTATACAAGAAGCTATTATTAACACTTTTGCCGATAAAACAAATGACTCACGCTATGATGGCACCTTTACAACAGTTTACAGAGGTAATTGGCAACGTAATAATAATTCAGCGGAGGTGTTGTATAATGCCAATAGCTTACCTGTTGTGATGGAAGATCCAATTTTAACTTTTTTGGATTCTGATCCGGGCAATGTGGTTTATCCTACGGATGCAGGAGATAGTGGTGTAGGAGCCGGTGTGATGCCCGGAAGAGCTGATTGGGTGGTAACTCCAGAGGGAATCAGTAGACTAATGTATCCTGGGCTATGGAAACTGGGTCCTTATCGTACCGATAATGGAAACACGATGGGGCAAGCCAATGTGGCCTATACACGTCCTTTTCCTATTGCTAAATTTTCTGAATTGTATTTTGTAGCCGCAGAAGCCGCAGTTAAAGGGGCTTCGGGCTCTAGCAGTGCGTATGAATTAATCAATGTTATTCGTGCTCGTGCCGGAAAATGGAGATGGGATAATAATAACAGAGTAGAAAAGGTAGAGGACAAAAGTGCCGCTATGATGGCCGCTACTCCATTGAATATTACCATCGATTACATCCTGGATGAACGTTCGCGTGAATTCTTTGGAGAGGGACAGCGTTGGTTCGATTTGGCACGAACACAAACATGGGAATCAAGAGCTGGATCTTATACAATTTGTGGAACAGAAAAAGGTGATCATACGCCGGTTACTGTAATGCGTACTATTCCAAAATCAGCTTATTTGCGTCCTATTCCTTTAAGTCAGTTTGATTCCATGGATATGACTGAAGAAGAGAAGGCTGCTTATCAGAACCCTGGATATAATTAA
- a CDS encoding glycoside hydrolase family 43 protein has translation MKKARYLIDNMYTADPAVHVFNDKLYIYPSHDIESGIPENDNGDHFDMRDYHVFSMEDINGSVTDHGVALDIDDVHWAGRQMWDTDVAEKNGKYYMYFPVKDKNDIFRIGVALSDKPEGPFIPEKYPMVGSYSIDPCIFDNGNGDHYMYFGGLWGGQLQRYRNNKAQECGKEPADHEPCLCPKVARLSDDMLAFAEDPKNVLIVDDNGEPLKAGDHDRRFFEASWMHTYNGKYYFSYSTGNTHLLCYAMGDSPYGPFTYAGVILTPVVGWTTHHSIVEFRGKWYLFYHDCVPSGGKTWLRSIKVVELEYKNDGTIKTLEGSVNI, from the coding sequence ATGAAGAAAGCGAGATATCTTATTGATAATATGTATACTGCAGATCCGGCAGTTCATGTCTTTAATGATAAATTATATATCTATCCATCACATGATATAGAATCAGGTATTCCGGAAAATGATAATGGTGATCATTTTGATATGCGGGATTATCATGTGTTTTCTATGGAGGATATTAATGGAAGTGTGACAGACCACGGTGTTGCTTTGGATATTGATGATGTGCATTGGGCAGGACGCCAGATGTGGGATACTGATGTGGCCGAAAAAAATGGTAAATATTATATGTATTTTCCGGTGAAAGACAAAAATGATATTTTTCGTATTGGTGTGGCTTTGAGTGATAAGCCTGAAGGACCTTTTATTCCTGAAAAATATCCAATGGTAGGCAGTTATAGCATTGATCCCTGTATATTTGATAATGGAAATGGTGACCACTATATGTATTTTGGTGGACTGTGGGGAGGTCAACTGCAAAGATATAGAAACAATAAAGCACAAGAATGTGGTAAGGAACCTGCTGATCATGAACCCTGCTTATGTCCTAAAGTAGCAAGACTGTCGGATGATATGTTGGCTTTTGCAGAGGATCCTAAAAATGTTCTCATTGTGGATGACAATGGAGAGCCTCTAAAAGCGGGAGATCATGATCGTAGATTTTTTGAGGCATCTTGGATGCATACTTATAATGGCAAATACTATTTTTCTTACTCCACAGGTAATACGCATTTGCTGTGTTATGCCATGGGTGATAGTCCTTACGGCCCTTTTACCTATGCAGGAGTCATTCTTACGCCTGTAGTTGGATGGACTACACATCATTCTATTGTTGAATTTAGAGGTAAATGGTACTTGTTTTATCACGATTGTGTTCCCTCAGGAGGCAAAACGTGGCTCAGAAGTATAAAGGTTGTGGAGCTGGAATATAAAAATGATGGTACAATAAAAACATTGGAGGGGAGTGTAAATATTTAA